In the Populus trichocarpa isolate Nisqually-1 chromosome 1, P.trichocarpa_v4.1, whole genome shotgun sequence genome, CAAGTAGAGAGATATGATATTTGATACATAAGTGATTGGCTTTAGTATAAGTGAGAGATTGTTAATGTATATCTCCTATAGCCATTCGATTGGTTACACGTGGAACTGAtcttattcatgtaaatatatttaatttattaataaagacttatttatctttaatattcatcaaatattttattaatgaatataatatttgattaataaatttagagtaaagataaagtttttgggacaaaaatatttagtaaagaaaattataaagttgttataatcatgaaatttttattatattaaagcattgtttctaaatgtttctggtcaatgctctattaagactaaatattaattagagttgttgagactaatacatattatgtttttttttatgaaaaaaaaacagttgttCTCACAAATTGAGGTATGAGGGATATCTAAAACTAATATCTAGGTACATGTCaaatgacatgtacactgaactaaCTCGCATgggaatttcatatggagagatcacgtgtctatgaaaaggctcacgtgcgggttgtgtaagtgatctttagacttgatattactaagttatcttatataaggaGTGCTATATTTTGATTCTGCTATACATTATCCTAATCAAAGGTAACACATTGGCAaatattgagtataacatgaactatataaatgtatttaagtaatcaagagaggattcaccACCCTtgatattgggtataacatgaactataacAAATGAGTTGTtagacattgtacttggtcttcaaatataaatcaattagttatttaattgataataaattaatttgtttaatttatttaatcttattttatttaggattatgatttatatttgggctaaCTTATTAGAGAACCTAATGAGTCAcctatataaaaactattaatcataaattaaaatgagatgattaatcaaatgtgacttaattgtaaataaattttagaaattgaggactagaatgtaattaatataagggattaaaattctaaaattatcttaaaataatatatgtgatattatttaagggacaaattgatattttattatttataagatttttaggttttcctataaataaaatattatgcttCTTATTTTCCAAGAGAAAGAAGTGAATGGTGAGTTAAATATAGTACATAAACacctaaaacacaaaaagaaaagagttgaGACTCTAAGGTATAACAATATCTCTTCACTAAAAGGGTTTATGAGATTTCTCACTGGTGATTTATATAAGTTATTGTTAGAGGCCAGACATTTAGATGACTTATAATTTGTGATAATTCAACCTTTAAGCAAATATTCAAAGCTAAAAAGAACATTTGATCTTTAAGTAATCTTTGCATAAACCGTAAACAACTTTAGATCTGTCTAAAGAGATTCTTAGAActtccaaaaaaattttaaatttataatttccgctacatatatttgttttgaaaaaacccaacaataatGTGCTATAATGGTGAATTCTTAGCTATTTTACACAAGTATAgcttgtcaaagaaccatcttaacccaatagcttaagctgttaggtgaggtcccaggatatgatttatattattctctaacacaccccctcaagtgaaagccctttgggcttgaaacttgcacaggcccacattaccttgtgcttaatttttatcaaataaatggggatgatgagattcgaactcgtgaccgcttggtcatcaaggctctgataccatgtcaaagaaccatctcaacccaatagcttaagctattgggtgaggtcccaggatatgatttatattattctctaacatagcTCCTGACTTTGGTCATATGCCTAGCTACCATGTTTAGTTGCTCAAGCAgagtttcattttatatatgcaGTTGTATGCTGATTGTCATCCACTGTTTTTAATGCCAAGTGTACTGGACATGGTGACAAATTGATAATTGTACTTCTCATTTGCCAATCGGCAGAGCCTTTCCATTTTTGCTATTGTTTCAAGGAGAGCCAGCCGTGGAATATGTTCCACCATGACTCTGGATGATGGCGGCGGCGATGCCTAGCATATATAACCAAAGCCTTGACAGCAGAGGTAGAAAAATGTTATGCCAATCATCGCTATATTCGAGGGCTTCTTCATTGTCTTGTTCTCTGAGGGAGGTGATTTTAAAGTATCATGAATTCATTTAACTTATGGGATTGTGATATTGTCTGATATCATGCTGAAAATTACAGGCTAGCTAGCTAAGAACACTGCCAGAATTTGCTTCATAAGCTTGGTTTCTTTGTTGTTtagttttagaaaattaatatttgcctacaatatttatttaaatcacctCTTTTTAATAAATCCTTGATCCAAGTAAAAACATAAACGGTTCTAAATAGATTTAGCACTTACAATTCCTTCAATTGACCCAATCAAGCCTACAATTGATACAAGAAAGCAAACAAAGCTAAATGTTCTGAGAACAATCCATTTTCTTGTCCAAGCCTCTATTTTGTTCTGTACAAAATACATTTCTACTGGGAAATATATGGCTAATGGCCAAAAGTTTAAGGCCCCTAATAGCCCCAGAACTTGGTTGAAGTAAGGGAAAACAGTGGCAATCACGGTAGTTGACACAACATATGCTGTTCGAAAACATATCCTGAAAATATTAATGTGAAAAGAAGGCAACAGTGGGAGTTTGATGCTGTAGAAGTTATTCAGAAATCCACTGTTTGGGAACTTCTTCGAGGACCAACGTTCTACAAACGTGAATACTGGCTGACTGAAGAGCTGACAGAGAAAGAAACATGTATCATAGTTACTCAAAAACTTATCAAACTGCAAGCTGTAAAATGAAATCCTCGTCCAACTATTGTTCGCGACAGAATAAAGAGAGCATCGCCTAGGACACAGGAGATGCAATGGATTTGATGGAAACAGGTAGCATGTTTGCAGTTAGCGTaggatattttttacttttaaagcaGGGAAGAGAGTAAAAGGGATGTACCTGATAGCCTCCAACCAAATGTAGAACAATGCAAGCATTAGCAAAGTCAATGAGCCAGTAAGGCTCATAAAATCCAAGTCCTGTCAAAAGATTTCCAGGAGTACTGTTGCCAAAAGCTGCGTATCCAAAGCATCCACATAAGAGGTAAAATAATGTTGTCAAGAAGAGTGCAATCATCGATGCCTTCTTCATGGTCTTGTTCTCAGGTGGAGGTGACTTCAAAGTATCCTTCATTTAACAATTTTCTAGTTCATTTTAGCTCTGATAGTTTGTAAGATAATGAATTTTGGACAATAGAGGGCAGACCTGAATTTCAAAAAGAATTAGTGCGTATGGATAGGCGTAAGCAATGTCCCCAAGAGCTTCAAAGACTAACCATAGTTTTTTAGCTCTAGTAGCAGCTGGGGCACCCGTAATGCTTCCCTTGATCATCCCATTTTctgcaattagaaaaaaaaaaatttaaaggcaaAGAAGCTGACTACAAAAACATGTGatccatgattatttttttcaatacaacATATTTGttgcaattttgaattttcacaGATTTGTTCGTATCTGAGGATTGAATTTCAATTGCAAAGCCAGATGCCTCTGATAATAGAGAATGAATAAACATCTACCTATTACTGTAGCCAAGCCAAGTCCAAATCCTATAAGAGAGTAGGCAAAAGACATGATTGCAGCAAGAACTGAAAGCCATTCTATGCTGTGGAAATCTGGTATCTGCGATGTTACAATCTGAACAGCTCCGAATATCAGCATATACGGAGTATACACGTATTCACAAGGTGCATTGTGACCTTTTTCATGGTAACAGTTTGATCGTCGAATTGCGCTGCAATGTTGTTAGATAATGGCTCAAACTTCACAATAAACGAAACACTATGGCATAGACAATAATGGTGCTCGATAATTGGAATAAAACAAGGCATAAATCAAGAAATTCACCATGGAAGTACCTCATACTAGTCGAAGTGGTAATGACATATGCAGTGCAAATCCCATACATGAACAGATATTGAAACAATCCGCAAAGGCATGTCTGGGTTTTACCTGCACCGTCACCACTCAAAATTAGGATGCTTGTAGAAGGTAGATCATCTAAACATTCCCAAGCATGAATATACAGGGAACAAAATAAGCTCATGGTTTAAAAGGGAGTGGGTGTTTTGCTACCAAGATTCACTCTAACAGCATCCATGTAAGAGTAGTTTCGTGTTCCAGTGACAGGGTCAGGATATCTGTAGCAATCAGAAAGAAGCACAACAGAAACATAGGTGACAATAGCAAAGCAAAGCATGGCAACTGGACCTGCTATCCATCCTAGCTGTGCTACACTCCAAGCCAAAGACAGAACACCAGAGCCGATGACAGCCGTAATTATATGAGCTATGCAACTCCATAAGGTTCCTGGTTCAGTTTCCGGCAGGAGGTAAACTCAAGATTAACAGAGCACGCaacaaaatatacaaattaGACTGGGAAGTTGGAAGTGTCATTACCGGTTCTTCTTGTCCGCCCATCATCATCAAGCAACAAACTATTCTCTAGCTCATGTTTGACTGCCATGACTATCAAATTCAAGGGAGGCAATGAAGTTCGCTACAAATTTCCTACCTGTAAACCCAGAATGTAAGGATTAAGCTCAACAAGATCTGAAAGAAACACTGTGCCCTATGCATAGCAATGATGTAAAACACTATGCCCTACACACGTCATAATAGTTGATGTGGTCATTTGTATCTATCCCTCTCACATCATTAAGATTTCTCCATTTCTCTTGGTGAGAATATCAGTGTCAGTGACAGAACTTTACTGGAGATATCCTACCAGCTATCCTATATGGAAGACACAGAATTGAGAACTATTTGATGTAGTAATTAAGAAAAGACAGAACTCCGACCTGTTCGTGTTTGGAGGTTGATTAAGAAATTCTACCCTGAAAACCCTTTTCATCAAGGTTGATTAAAGATTCGGATACTTGAATCTAAAACATACCACTATGTCCGATAGCCCCATTTAACTCCATATTCTGTTCACCTTTCCCAACTTTTCTTGTTGATCAATAACATTGCCTTTAGCCTTATAGGGCCAGATGATGGTTAACAGCACTCACAGCCCTTTCACTAACacgtgtttctttttttctgttacTGTTGTCAGAGTTTGATGACGAGTTGTCATCAAACattgaaacactttaacaaaaaaattgctCCTTTTTTTAGTGTGGATATGATGACAAAACTCCAGAAGGGCCCATGTTCTATGAAACCAGTACGTACATGAGTTGGACAGACAGACAATAAGTCTgctcttttaattttctcaactGGGTATGTCCAAACATTCATATTTAAGAGCATTCATGCCAAGACCAAACTCATTCATTAGCGGCTAGGCTAGCTCTCAAATTGGAGTGCAAGGCTGTCTTCCATTGGTTAACTGAAGTCGTGTGATCAGCAGGCATGTTGCATAGAATAGGAACAGCAAATTGATTCAATGTTTAAGGGAGAATCAAGTCATGATAGGACTTCCAAATCACTTTAGTTAACACCAAGAAAACATGTAAAGGGACAAATCTGATTACAGCAGGGTACTGAGAGGTTCTCATCGTGTCTTCAATAATACAATTTGAACTAATATACCAACAAGTTTGAGGTAAAGAAACATATTAAACcttaacaaagaaagaagaaagtaaCGGAAGGGTGGAGCTTGGGCCATACCTTTCGGGGCTACTAGATGCACAAGGCAAAACCACCGCTCATGCAATCTACTCCTGTGCATATACTCGAAACCAGTTGCCTCTTTTCTCCTCAAGTATGCACTGTCAGAATTCCATTTCAAGCAATAATTGGTGGATGCACTGTCAACTATCTTTgttcttaaaaacaatatttgcaTATATGAAAAtgacacaaaataaataatatttgccaatttgagcataaaaaaatagtgtGATCCCTTTCATTGCATCACAAGGAGCACCTAgtcattgaaattaattaaaaaaaaagggcattTGGAAATAATAATGTCAAGGATTTTCTCGTGAAATTTTTTTACTACTACATGAGAAACCTCAGATCACAAGCAACAGTAGTCTAGTACAGGCGCACACAGATTCTTTCCCATCGTGTCATTAATGTCTTGATGTTTTGGATGCTATGTGAGTCTATCAGCATTTATCTTGACTGGATCAGTTGAAGGGCTTATCAGAGCAAGAGTAAGCCAAGGACTGCATTGTATCTGTTGCATTGATCCCATTAAATATTATCCTTAACATCATCAGCATcaagaaaaacttattaaaGTCTTCGTTCAGAAAAGAAGTTAGTTTCAGAGGAAGCATAAGCTAGCCCGAAGATATCTTCAAATTCTTTATCcctttttgtatatattaaacACATAGCAGACACAGTGTGCAGaagattttctttggttttgctCTTACAAAATGGATACCGGAAGCCTTGTTAAGGAAGGTCCGGCTCTCCTCGAGTACCCAAAGTATCTTTAATGATAGAAAGAAAACGCTACCGTTTTGAGAATGTAAGCGACCGTTATGTTTCTgcttttttgtttagaaatatatttaaataatatttttttatttttttaaaattatttttaatattaatatatcaaaataattttaaataaaaattctttttaatttttttaaaaaagggctTCGGGTTATATTACCAAACAAAATGATCGGCTATACTGACCTGATCCTGATCGAATTATCCATATTCCTTTTCAAATCAACCCCAGGTCAGGTTTGTCTACTACGGTTAATAGTTTATAATTAAGGGTAAAGTCGTCTTTGTGCTTTTATTTCTTGTCCTATGTGGTAAGAAACTTTAATAATtcagaaacaaaaatcaaacagcAGCACAGTTCAATTATCATCAGCGACGAATTATttggtttcctttttctttctttttttccttcctctttCCCTTTGTATGTGATTACAGAGCAGAGCCACTGTGCAGAAGGTCTTCGTCTTGGTTTTTTCCCTTGAAAGAATGGGTACCAAAAGCCGTACTAACTGTTTCTATgctctcttcttcctccttgTCGGTTTTCAAGATTCTGTGCAGGGAAGGttattattaatcaataaaCCTGACCCCAATGATCCTGCTGCATCGGCTCGTTGGCTGGTCTCTCAAAATTCTTGGGGTGTCTTAAAGTATGTCTTCTCTCCCCCTCACTACTTAAGTTTATTTCAGttggattttttctttatttatcatTTGCCTTACCGCTTGTGctgattagattttttaatattttgatatggtTTGGCTTTTGGCAAGTTCAGATTgtgaatttcttttgtttttttggttccaGTACCATTTCAAGTGATCTGGGAGGAGCACCATTTGGGTATGTTTTGCCATTTGTTTTGCTATAGAGTTCTTTCTTAATCTCTTATGATTAGAGCTGcattttttaagtgatttctTCAGAAGGGACTCTTTGAAACATTGACAATATGTTTATTTCTTGGTGAAGGATGAGAATgctaaaacaaattttatacAAGTGAATGAGTTATGATTTCTGCTAGCTCTTTTATTTCgaaatattaaattttgtcCTCGAAATGTATAGGAGAGTTGAAGTTACTGTTATTATCTGTTCTGGTTCAGTTCGTATCGGATCTTATTCATATGATTGAGATGATTAAGATTGTTTTTGAAGCAAGGGGAGCTGTGCTATTTTTTCGCACCAGCCCTGGGGTCTCGACCCTCGAGATTGCGAAGGCCTTTACATTTGAGTGTAACCATTTGAGACCTTTTGGGAACATATAGCCATTTCTTGGTGCCTGGTTTTAACGTTTTCTGAACTTTTGTGTTGGTAGGATTCTTGCCTGGGATTAACAAAATGTATTATTCTAATTGTTATTATgagacttattttttattctaacaaTTCAAGAGACAAACTGGCTGCAAAAGGTTCAAATATTTTGGAGGggctttgatttatttaagtCTCCTGCTAGTACAATTACAAGATCCTGATACTACTCAAATTAATTGTTAGACTTGAGATTGTCTCAACTCATACTTGAAGGACTCAAATCCGCTGGTGATTGTCAATCAGTTTGGTCATCTTGACCCATTTATAAGCATTTTATACCCTTGCTTTTCCATTTGATCACACATTTACTGGATTTTCTTTGTGCCTTTTCtacattaaatgataaaaactaGGTTTTCCTTTTAACTATACCAGTATGAGGTACAACCATCTTTTCGTTCCGTCCTCTGGTAACAACCATGGTATAATCAAACACATAGCAGAAGCAAAATAAACagaacattttttatatttccttaCCTTTTCATTTTTACCAAAGATTGGCAACTTTGGtgatactctttttttttatataattcaatcATGGTGAAACATGTTCACATTTCTTGGACTAAAAATCATTGAGTAAGTTTTTCTCCCACATCTATCGATTTCCATTTTTCTGGATTTTCTTGTTATTCTCATGCTCTGATGCATTGTTTTGTGCTTTAGGAATGTTGTTTCATTTAGTGATGGACTACCTGGCAAAGGTAGTGGCATCCCATACTTTTATTTGACAACTCTTGATCCAACTGCGAAAAATGCATTACAAGACCAGAGGTCTTCATTTACTATCAGCGAGTACCCTTTAGGAACTTGTGGAAAGAAAGACCCTGAGAACCCCTCTTGTGCAAAAATTACGTTGACTGGAAAGGTATGTTGCAAAGTCAAGCATCTTacattcatatttatatttggttttagTGTACACAAGAATTGTATGGAATAAGGTGCCTAAGAACCATTTTCTAGGAGAGCAACCAGCCTATTCTATATGTACATGTAACAAAGCCTAGAAACTGAATTTGCTACTTTTATGATTCTTCTTAGacattctaattaatttttctgaTTAGGTCATTCAGATAGTGGTGCGACTGCACACGATATAGAGTATAGATGAAAACTTAAAActgaaatttttcaaaaaaaaagaaaaagtaatagCATACCAGCCAAAAGAGTCTTAAACATGACCCAAGCAACTATCATTCcggaaagaaaaaatgatagcgactgaaaaacttattttggtAGAAATATAATGCTTTGAAACATTATTGAGCTAAAATGGAATTTAAATATGCTGTCATTGCACCATCTAACTCCAAAATGGCACTATTAGGCTTGTGTTGATCTCTCTATAAGCGTCCACTATTCTCTTCTTGACTAGGTCATGAAAAATTTGCTTCTGttatatcttcttcttcagaaTAAGGGTCAAACTTTGCCAACCAATGAAACTATCAATGTTGGATTGTTCATCTTTGCAATCCTCGTGAAAAAGATTGAAGATTGAATTTAACCCATTTGACTGATCACTTTCagcatcaaaatctgaatttttataaaagtttccTTCCTGATTCCCTTCTTCCTGCAACGGTTGTGTTGTCTGGCACATGACCATCACTGGGTTGCTGTTGATGCTGCAGCTATGGCTGCTGTGATACGCCACCCAAGTGTTTTGCCAAATCCAGCCAAAGTTCTTCCCTTGATTTCTAGTTCGAAAGCCCTTTCCTTTTCATTGCTTGTTATAAGTTCCTAACACAAAAGCTCAGTCTTATACCAAACTTGGTGTCATCACCAAAGAGCAAAAAAACACAGCACAGAAATAAACctcctaaaaaataattcttgttCTATTCTCACTTCTACCTGCATCAGATAGGTAAACTAAATTGTCATTTTAAACTCACATATGGATGGATGCTAAAcatttaatcatttattttgtattttaaggtTATTACTCCCTAGTTTCTCTTGATTTCCTTAATTTGAAAACTTTTCCACCATCAAGGTACAAGGTGCAGCTTTATTGAGTTCTGAAGCGAGAAGAGATAACGtcttgctgctgctgtttttctgatcttttttttaattggtagcTTGTTGAATACGAGTTTTCTGGAAAGTTGAACTAACTGGAAGTATTGCCTTGCATAATATGTTAGTTGAAGGtactaaaagaaaattctaagGAAGCAGAAATAGCTAAAAGCGCCCTGTTTGTGAAGCATCCAGAGATGAGGGGTAATGCTCACATATTAGCAACAGCCTTTTACCATTTCCATATTTTGcaaatctgaaaatattaaacaaatagaGCTTTGTTCTGGCACCTGTTTATCTTATTGTCTTTCGCCCACTTAGCAGGCTTGCGTATTTTGCTTTTGGATGGTTTACAGGTTGGCCTAAGGGTCACAACTTCCAGTTCTTCAAATTAGACATCGAGGATATATTTTTGATCAATTGGTTCGGTGGTCCTAAGCCTCTCACAGTAGATCAGTATCTACATTATAAAGTGTGAGTATTTGAGCAGAGATACTATGAGCAGAGATACTTCCAGTTCTTCaaaattaaagattgattttgACTTGTAATTTGTTGGATCAAAGAAACAGGAAGTGAGGGACTTGAAACATTGTTTACATTGTTGTTGCTGGACTCTTTTGttcaaatgaaatattttgtcaatAGTAGTTTACAAAAAGTAACTTTTTCCATGTGATTGGCAAAACTCATCCGATTTATATCAAACACCTTTAATGCTGTGTTCTCTGCTGATGCATTTCTTTTCTCCtaacatgtgtgtgtgtgtaccaATTACAGGATTGGACTTGTTGATAGTTTGTGAATGCCCTAGTGATCTCTCTCAACATCTTTGAAGCTGTGTTCTCTGCTGAGGCATTTCTTTTTCCCAAACATGGTTGtgcacatatatatacataccaATTACAGGAATGGACTTGTTGATAGTTTGTGAATGCCCTGGTGATCTCTCTCAACATCATGGATGCCAAATATGCATCCTGAACCCACTGTAAACAAGAACGGATGattgttgtattttttgttttattcgtTGTAATCATACCCCGTTGTAATCATACCCCATTCTATTGACTAGCAACTGTAACAAGCTGAATTACATCATTTGTTCACAATAATGATTGACGATATATTTCATCCGTGTTTCTTTCACAACTGTTAATATAGACCCtgtagttatttttttggttaatgcaGTTCTTGTAGTTTCAGTCTTGTTAATGAAATCCCTGCATTTATCTTTCATGTAGTATGTGTCTTGAACTTTCGCGGTCCATTTGATATTAAAGTGTCTTTCCCTAAGATGATGAATCCATTTGTCTAATGCTTCTAGTATTGCACACAGCCATAGTGTCAGACCTGGTTTAGGGTTAGATCTGGTTTAGGGTTGTGCTGGGTCCATAAACTATGATGTCAATAAATCGTCAATAAATCATCAGGCATTAGAAAGTGTAGAGGAACAGTTATGTAAGGTCTACTCAAATGCATCAACGGACTTCTTTCTTACAAGTTGTACAAAACAAACCCCTCCCTCCATTCCCTGTCTCAAGGCTATGGGTGTCAAAATGATGACCCCCACGTACGTGCAACAACCTTAAACTTCACTTGTTCTGGTCTCAAGGAATTTGAGAGTCTTAGCATGGAGGAGGTGGTAAACTTGTGTGACCAAAGCCCTACCGAAAACATTTGCAATGACCTCCAAAGGATTGTCAAcaagggagggagagagaaagagagttgaCCTCCGAGGTGTCTTGTGGGTGAGCTACCGGCCCACCTCTCACACCCTCGGTGGCGTTGAATTGTTTAGTAAAATCATGCACCTTTGATgccatttttattctttcaaaattaatttaaacccATGCAATATTGCAATATGCAACAcctaacttttcttttcttttgacacTCTCACTtgtgttctcttttctttataatttggTCACCCAAGATTTGAGGCACTGAGGAGGATTTCTCTATTACTACCTgtcatttcttttacttttcattCATTAGTAGACAATATAGTAGGCTAAGTATTAGCATTTCTCAAGGAGGAaggtgaaagaagaagaataaacaaAAGACAAGCACACAAAGATGGGCAGGATTCCATGCTGTGAGAAGGACAACGTGAAAAGGGGACAGTGGACACCTGAAGAAGATAACAAACTCTCTTCTTACATCGCCCAACACGGCACCCGTAACTGGCGG is a window encoding:
- the LOC7471703 gene encoding probable amino acid permease 7, yielding MAVKHELENSLLLDDDGRTRRTGTLWSCIAHIITAVIGSGVLSLAWSVAQLGWIAGPVAMLCFAIVTYVSVVLLSDCYRYPDPVTGTRNYSYMDAVRVNLGKTQTCLCGLFQYLFMYGICTAYVITTSTSMSAIRRSNCYHEKGHNAPCEYVYTPYMLIFGAVQIVTSQIPDFHSIEWLSVLAAIMSFAYSLIGFGLGLATVIENGMIKGSITGAPAATRAKKLWLVFEALGDIAYAYPYALILFEIQDTLKSPPPENKTMKKASMIALFLTTLFYLLCGCFGYAAFGNSTPGNLLTGLGFYEPYWLIDFANACIVLHLVGGYQLFSQPVFTFVERWSSKKFPNSGFLNNFYSIKLPLLPSFHINIFRICFRTAYVVSTTVIATVFPYFNQVLGLLGALNFWPLAIYFPVEMYFVQNKIEAWTRKWIVLRTFSFVCFLVSIVGLIGSIEGIVSAKSI
- the LOC7471704 gene encoding uncharacterized protein LOC7471704 isoform X2, which gives rise to MGTKSRTNCFYALFFLLVGFQDSVQGRLLLINKPDPNDPAASARWLVSQNSWGVLNTISSDLGGAPFGNVVSFSDGLPGKGSGIPYFYLTTLDPTAKNALQDQRSSFTISEYPLGTCGKKDPENPSCAKITLTGKLKVLKENSKEAEIAKSALFVKHPEMRGWPKGHNFQFFKLDIEDIFLINWFGGPKPLTVDQYLHYKVNGLVDSL
- the LOC7471704 gene encoding uncharacterized protein LOC7471704 isoform X1, whose translation is MGTKSRTNCFYALFFLLVGFQDSVQGRLLLINKPDPNDPAASARWLVSQNSWGVLNTISSDLGGAPFGNVVSFSDGLPGKGSGIPYFYLTTLDPTAKNALQDQRSSFTISEYPLGTCGKKDPENPSCAKITLTGKLKVLKENSKEAEIAKSALFVKHPEMRGWPKGHNFQFFKLDIEDIFLINWFGGPKPLTVDQYLHYKVIGLVDSL